From a region of the Nitrospira sp. genome:
- the ligA gene encoding NAD-dependent DNA ligase LigA: MRQDSLDNDSLSSSKAPRAQQERHTLLKSQIRHHDYLYYVKDQPEISDGAYDRLFRELVQLEQAYPELISSDSPTQRVGAPPLDALGKIQHVKPMLSLDSLVDSKEVLAFDQRMKRELETDRIEYTVEPKFDGLSVELVYEQGRFVRGSTRGDGSVGEDITINLRTIRSLPLQLQSDTHPDHLAVRGEVYMRLADFHALNRRITERGDDAFANPRNAAAGSLRQLDSSITAERPLVVTCYEMMAIDGTPPSSHWDELDALVSWGLPIPSLRRRCETIEDVMAFHHEIEGQRDDLLYEIDGVVVKVNRRSWQEQLGMKSRSPRWAIAYKFAPRKEVTKVHKIIVSVGRTGTLTPLALLNPVEVGGVTISRATLHNADEVARKDVRDGDTVKVERAGDVIPAITERVPVPEESRAAPFAMPNHCPVCGSAVAREGAYFYCTGQAVCPAQLKGAVEHFASKSALNIEGLGKKTVAQLVDQGLVKDLSDIYRLDQEQLLKLEGFAERSSTLLLDAIARSKTVSLDRFLMGLGIRQVGQHIAKVLAREFGSLDAIMSADQDRLQAVHEIGPEISASLVAYFQESANQRVIDQLRMLGLSILDTPISRSAAALPFSGQSFVFTGGLARWTREEAKALVEERGGTVSSSVSRKTAYVVAGIDPGSKLDQAQKLGVKILNEEGFGDLIRGSGNT; encoded by the coding sequence ATGCGACAGGATTCACTCGATAACGACTCATTGTCCTCTTCGAAAGCCCCTCGCGCCCAACAAGAGCGACATACTCTACTCAAAAGCCAAATCAGGCACCACGACTACCTGTATTACGTCAAGGACCAGCCCGAGATTTCAGATGGAGCGTATGACCGGTTGTTCCGGGAATTGGTCCAACTCGAACAGGCATACCCAGAACTGATCTCATCCGATTCTCCTACCCAGCGTGTCGGTGCCCCTCCGTTGGATGCGCTCGGCAAGATCCAGCATGTGAAACCCATGTTGAGCCTCGATTCCTTGGTCGATTCGAAAGAAGTGCTGGCCTTCGACCAGCGGATGAAACGCGAGCTGGAAACAGACCGGATCGAGTATACGGTCGAACCGAAATTCGACGGTCTCTCTGTGGAATTGGTCTACGAACAGGGAAGGTTTGTTCGGGGCTCAACTCGAGGCGATGGAAGTGTCGGTGAGGATATCACCATCAATCTGCGCACCATTCGATCATTGCCGCTGCAATTACAGAGTGACACACATCCTGATCACCTGGCCGTGCGGGGTGAAGTCTACATGCGCCTTGCAGACTTCCATGCGCTTAACCGCCGAATAACGGAACGGGGGGACGACGCCTTCGCGAACCCGCGCAACGCCGCCGCCGGTTCTCTTAGGCAGCTGGACTCGAGCATCACAGCCGAACGCCCCCTCGTGGTGACCTGCTACGAGATGATGGCCATCGACGGAACACCACCCTCGTCGCATTGGGACGAATTGGACGCATTGGTTTCTTGGGGTCTTCCGATTCCTTCTCTTCGCCGGCGTTGCGAAACGATCGAGGACGTCATGGCGTTTCACCATGAGATCGAAGGGCAGCGTGACGACCTTCTCTATGAAATCGACGGCGTCGTCGTCAAAGTCAACCGGCGCAGCTGGCAAGAGCAGCTCGGCATGAAGTCCAGAAGCCCCCGCTGGGCAATCGCCTACAAATTCGCCCCTCGAAAGGAAGTCACGAAAGTTCATAAGATCATCGTCTCAGTCGGAAGGACCGGCACCTTGACGCCGCTTGCGCTGCTGAATCCGGTCGAAGTTGGCGGTGTCACGATCAGCCGAGCCACCCTGCACAATGCAGACGAGGTGGCTCGAAAAGACGTGCGCGACGGGGACACAGTCAAAGTCGAGCGCGCCGGCGACGTCATCCCGGCCATTACTGAACGCGTGCCGGTACCGGAAGAATCGAGAGCGGCACCGTTTGCCATGCCGAACCACTGCCCCGTGTGCGGCTCAGCGGTCGCTCGAGAGGGCGCGTATTTCTACTGCACCGGGCAAGCCGTCTGCCCGGCCCAGTTGAAAGGAGCCGTCGAACACTTTGCCTCGAAGTCCGCCCTGAACATCGAAGGTCTCGGCAAGAAGACCGTTGCTCAATTAGTCGATCAAGGACTCGTCAAGGATCTGTCAGACATTTATCGACTCGATCAGGAGCAACTCTTGAAGCTCGAAGGGTTTGCCGAGCGGTCTTCCACCTTGCTCCTTGACGCTATCGCACGAAGCAAAACCGTGTCCCTCGACCGGTTCTTGATGGGCTTGGGCATCCGCCAAGTCGGGCAGCACATCGCAAAGGTGCTTGCCCGCGAATTTGGATCCCTTGATGCCATCATGTCGGCCGATCAAGATCGGCTTCAGGCAGTCCATGAGATCGGACCGGAAATCTCGGCGAGTTTGGTCGCCTATTTTCAAGAAAGTGCGAACCAACGGGTTATCGATCAACTGCGAATGCTGGGGCTTTCGATCCTGGATACCCCTATATCCCGCAGCGCCGCGGCGTTGCCTTTCTCGGGACAGAGCTTCGTGTTCACCGGCGGATTGGCGAGGTGGACGAGGGAAGAGGCCAAGGCTCTTGTCGAAGAGCGTGGCGGTACAGTCTCCTCCAGCGTCAGCAGAAAGACAGCCTATGTAGTGGCAGGCATAGACCCGGGATCGAAACTCGATCAGGCTCAGAAATTGGGAGTGAAGATCCTCAATGAGGAGGGATTCGGAGACTTAATCCGTGGATCGGGCAACACATAG
- a CDS encoding LysM peptidoglycan-binding domain-containing protein: MQKEEQQGCEHTRKIVLSGILLCSGLLLSGCVVLEEKYNAEKARSLNFQRLLAQEEKRTAELDSEVKRTKLELAEFEARNRELSGQVQVAREQMGRLQEEAEAIREATLLERKALEDMRRKGHSPAVKQKKAESAKDSSGEAGENDAVLKGMPTAAETHAASKADGTVHVVKPGETLFGIGRRYGIEVDKLRKLNKLPDDIIEVGQKLLVGTE; this comes from the coding sequence ATGCAGAAGGAAGAGCAGCAAGGCTGTGAACATACAAGGAAGATCGTCCTATCAGGGATACTGCTCTGTAGTGGGTTGCTGCTAAGTGGATGTGTCGTCCTGGAAGAAAAATACAACGCCGAAAAGGCGCGAAGTTTGAACTTTCAGCGTCTCCTGGCGCAGGAAGAAAAGCGGACGGCTGAACTGGACAGTGAAGTCAAACGCACCAAGCTCGAACTGGCTGAATTCGAGGCGAGGAACCGTGAGCTGTCCGGGCAAGTGCAGGTGGCACGAGAGCAGATGGGGCGCCTCCAGGAAGAGGCAGAAGCCATTAGGGAAGCGACGTTACTCGAACGGAAAGCCTTGGAGGACATGCGGCGGAAAGGCCATTCCCCCGCCGTCAAACAGAAGAAAGCCGAATCAGCAAAGGATTCTTCCGGTGAGGCGGGTGAAAACGACGCCGTGCTCAAAGGAATGCCGACCGCGGCCGAGACGCATGCTGCATCGAAAGCAGACGGGACGGTGCATGTGGTGAAACCCGGAGAAACCCTCTTCGGGATCGGTCGGCGCTATGGAATTGAGGTCGATAAGTTGAGGAAGCTGAATAAGCTCCCAGATGACATCATCGAAGTAGGCCAGAAACTCCTGGTGGGAACTGAGTAG
- the trpE gene encoding anthranilate synthase component I, producing MQSATYSLTLDEFRSYAKQGNLIPLFREILADHDTPVSAFAKIDHGPSAYLLESIQGGEKWARYSFLGSGAPLVIYEDRGDLCVKKGSHRRRIPSRGAPLDRLREIMEAYRPVTVPGLPRFVGGAVGYLGYDLVKMFEDLPSRKKDQIDLPDFAFLLTDTLLIFDNVSQKIKVVANAHVTSTSERNIRSAYREATRRIEAMIARIRRPLRRVAPKRRRSPSRFTANMSRADFEKMVSRAQEYIKAGDIFQCVLSQRWETNLQASPFQLYRALRVVNPSPYMYYLRIAGVELVGSSPEILVRCEDGLVSVRPIAGTRRRGATIEEDMELERRLLADSKERAEHIMLVDLGRNDVGRVAERGSVQVESLMNVERYSHVMHIVSNVTGKLGTTKTVYDVLKACFPAGTVSGAPKIRAMEIIEELEPTKRGPYAGAVGYISFSGNMDMCINIRTVVVSRHRAFIQAGAGIVADSNPEHEYEETCNKSRAMMKAIELAEQGLE from the coding sequence ATGCAGTCTGCGACCTATTCACTCACCCTGGATGAATTTCGCTCCTACGCAAAACAGGGCAACCTCATTCCGTTATTCCGCGAAATCCTGGCGGACCATGATACGCCGGTCTCGGCCTTTGCCAAGATAGATCATGGCCCCTCGGCCTACCTGCTGGAAAGCATTCAGGGCGGAGAAAAGTGGGCGAGGTATTCTTTTCTCGGGAGTGGGGCTCCACTCGTCATCTACGAAGATCGCGGTGATCTGTGCGTGAAAAAGGGTTCGCATCGCCGCCGCATCCCCAGCCGGGGGGCGCCGTTGGATCGTCTCCGAGAGATCATGGAAGCCTATCGCCCCGTGACCGTTCCTGGTCTCCCGCGCTTCGTCGGTGGAGCCGTCGGCTACCTCGGCTACGATTTGGTCAAGATGTTCGAAGACCTTCCTTCACGAAAAAAGGACCAAATCGATCTTCCGGACTTTGCCTTTCTGCTGACCGACACCTTGCTCATCTTCGACAACGTGTCGCAAAAGATCAAAGTGGTGGCCAACGCACACGTGACGTCCACGTCGGAGAGAAATATTCGTTCGGCCTATCGTGAAGCGACTCGCCGGATCGAAGCGATGATCGCCAGAATCCGCCGGCCGCTTCGGCGTGTTGCGCCGAAGCGCCGGCGATCCCCCAGCCGCTTTACGGCAAACATGAGCCGGGCGGACTTTGAAAAGATGGTGTCTCGTGCTCAGGAATACATCAAAGCCGGGGACATTTTTCAGTGTGTGTTGTCGCAACGCTGGGAAACAAATCTCCAGGCCTCTCCGTTTCAACTCTATCGTGCCCTGCGTGTGGTGAATCCATCGCCCTACATGTACTACCTGCGGATCGCCGGGGTGGAACTGGTCGGCTCGTCTCCGGAGATTCTTGTGCGATGCGAGGACGGTCTTGTTTCGGTGCGCCCGATTGCGGGGACCAGACGGCGCGGCGCGACGATCGAAGAGGACATGGAACTGGAACGCCGTCTTCTCGCGGATTCCAAAGAACGGGCCGAGCACATCATGTTGGTGGATCTCGGACGCAATGATGTCGGTCGTGTCGCCGAACGGGGATCGGTCCAGGTTGAATCCTTGATGAACGTCGAACGATACTCGCACGTGATGCATATTGTCTCGAACGTTACCGGGAAACTGGGAACGACCAAGACTGTGTATGATGTGTTGAAGGCATGCTTTCCCGCCGGCACCGTATCCGGGGCACCGAAGATCAGAGCCATGGAAATCATCGAGGAACTGGAACCCACCAAACGCGGGCCTTACGCCGGTGCGGTGGGCTACATCAGTTTTTCAGGCAATATGGACATGTGTATCAATATCCGCACCGTCGTGGTCTCTCGACATCGGGCCTTTATCCAGGCCGGAGCAGGTATCGTCGCCGATTCCAATCCCGAGCACGAGTATGAAGAAACCTGCAACAAGTCCCGTGCAATGATGAAGGCGATCGAACTGGCGGAACAGGGGCTGGAATGA
- a CDS encoding aminodeoxychorismate/anthranilate synthase component II, with the protein MLLVIDNYDSFTYNLVQYLGELGEDIQVFRNDKLTLDQIEEMRPSRLVISPGPCTPKEAGISVEAIRRFGGKIPILGVCLGHQSMAVAYGGEVIRAPRLMHGKTSQISHDGKTIFQSLPNPFQATRYHSLIVNRLNVPDCCEISAETAEGEIMGLRHKTLCVEGVQFHPESILTTVGKDLLRNFLKL; encoded by the coding sequence ATGTTGTTGGTCATCGATAATTACGATTCCTTTACCTACAATCTCGTCCAGTACCTCGGAGAATTGGGCGAGGACATACAAGTGTTTCGTAACGACAAGCTTACGCTGGACCAGATTGAGGAGATGCGTCCTAGTCGCCTTGTCATCTCTCCCGGGCCGTGCACGCCTAAAGAAGCCGGTATTTCAGTCGAGGCTATCCGCCGGTTCGGAGGGAAGATCCCCATTCTCGGCGTATGTTTGGGGCACCAGTCGATGGCCGTCGCCTACGGAGGTGAGGTCATCCGCGCTCCTCGCTTGATGCATGGGAAGACATCCCAAATTTCACATGACGGCAAGACGATCTTTCAGTCGTTGCCCAATCCGTTCCAAGCGACGCGCTATCATTCGTTGATTGTGAATCGGCTCAATGTTCCGGACTGTTGTGAGATTTCCGCTGAAACCGCCGAGGGCGAGATCATGGGCCTCCGTCATAAGACGCTGTGTGTCGAAGGGGTCCAATTTCATCCGGAATCGATTCTGACGACGGTCGGAAAAGATCTCCTCCGCAACTTTTTAAAACTCTAG
- the trpD gene encoding anthranilate phosphoribosyltransferase has product MIKDALAKLADRTDLSASEAEAVMLEIMDGAATSAQVAAYLMGLRQKGETVAEVVGSVNAMRLRATRIRVGASIIVDTCGTGGDGADTFNISTTAGFVVAGAGITVAKHGNRSVSSRSGSADVLSVLGVKIDLEPNRVAECIDEVGIGFLFAPLYHGAMKQCAGVRQEMGIRTILNVLGPLANPAGATHQVLGVYDAKWTDILGRVLLELGSQHCFVIHGMDGLDEITLSDRTKVSEGKAGVVSSYFVSPEEFEVKRMARKEVAGGTPEDNARIAKEILQGKKGPKRDIVCLNAAPAMVAGRKAKTLKEGFRLAQETIDSGAAAEKLDRLIAFTTRV; this is encoded by the coding sequence ATGATCAAAGATGCGCTCGCCAAATTGGCCGACCGAACCGACCTTTCTGCATCGGAGGCCGAAGCGGTCATGTTGGAAATCATGGACGGAGCTGCAACCTCGGCTCAGGTGGCCGCCTACCTCATGGGACTCAGGCAGAAAGGCGAAACAGTCGCCGAAGTCGTCGGTTCGGTCAACGCCATGCGATTACGGGCGACGCGAATCAGGGTTGGGGCATCGATCATCGTCGACACCTGCGGCACCGGCGGGGATGGGGCCGACACGTTTAATATCTCCACGACAGCGGGATTCGTGGTCGCCGGAGCCGGCATTACCGTGGCCAAACACGGCAATCGTTCCGTGTCGTCCAGATCAGGCAGCGCTGATGTGCTGAGCGTCCTCGGTGTCAAGATCGATCTGGAGCCGAACAGGGTCGCCGAGTGTATCGATGAAGTCGGTATCGGATTTTTGTTCGCGCCCCTCTACCACGGCGCGATGAAGCAATGCGCCGGGGTGCGGCAGGAGATGGGAATCCGGACCATTCTGAACGTGCTTGGTCCGTTGGCGAATCCAGCCGGCGCCACGCACCAAGTGCTCGGAGTCTATGATGCAAAGTGGACGGACATCTTGGGGCGCGTCCTGCTGGAGCTGGGATCACAGCATTGCTTCGTGATTCACGGCATGGATGGTCTGGATGAGATCACCCTGTCGGACCGGACGAAAGTCTCCGAGGGGAAGGCCGGCGTGGTGTCGAGTTATTTTGTTTCGCCGGAGGAGTTCGAGGTGAAGCGGATGGCGAGAAAAGAGGTCGCCGGCGGCACGCCGGAAGACAACGCGCGCATCGCGAAGGAGATCTTGCAGGGCAAGAAAGGTCCAAAACGGGACATCGTATGCCTGAACGCCGCTCCTGCAATGGTAGCAGGCCGGAAAGCGAAAACCCTGAAGGAAGGCTTCCGCCTCGCCCAAGAAACGATCGACTCGGGGGCCGCTGCAGAGAAGCTGGACCGGCTCATTGCATTTACTACAAGAGTGTGA
- the trpC gene encoding indole-3-glycerol phosphate synthase TrpC — protein MILDRILEHKKAELRHKQSRSYLADLKAAIRDAPPTLGFAVTLDATKPRTSPALIAEVKKASPSLGLLRPEFAVQFDYLTLARTYYEQGASAVSVLTDKEFFQGDLRYLKEIKEALPIPALNKEFMVGEVQFYEARAHGADAVLLIVAALERRQLMDFHALATELKMDSLFETHHERELDTVLEWIPTARMIGINNRDLNTFTTDLNVTFRLAKRIPSDKLIISESGIHGRDDVTKLIEGGVHAMLIGESLIRAEHTADKVRELLGVVSGSAQSA, from the coding sequence ATGATCCTGGATCGCATCCTCGAGCATAAAAAAGCGGAGCTCAGGCACAAGCAAAGCCGGTCCTATCTGGCCGACCTCAAAGCGGCGATCCGAGACGCCCCGCCGACACTCGGCTTTGCCGTCACGCTGGACGCGACAAAACCTCGCACCAGCCCGGCCCTGATCGCGGAGGTCAAAAAGGCGTCTCCGAGTTTAGGACTGTTACGACCGGAATTTGCTGTACAGTTCGACTATCTGACGCTTGCCCGTACGTATTATGAACAGGGCGCATCCGCGGTGTCGGTCCTGACGGACAAGGAGTTTTTCCAGGGCGACCTGCGGTACTTGAAAGAGATCAAGGAAGCGTTGCCGATCCCGGCGCTCAATAAGGAATTCATGGTCGGCGAGGTGCAATTCTATGAAGCGCGGGCACACGGTGCCGATGCCGTCTTGCTGATCGTGGCTGCGCTGGAACGTCGCCAACTCATGGATTTCCACGCTTTGGCCACCGAACTGAAGATGGACAGCCTGTTCGAAACCCATCACGAGAGGGAGTTGGATACGGTCTTGGAGTGGATTCCCACCGCGAGAATGATCGGGATCAACAATAGGGATCTCAACACCTTCACGACCGATCTCAACGTCACCTTCCGTCTGGCGAAACGAATTCCTTCCGACAAGCTGATCATCAGTGAAAGCGGGATTCATGGCCGCGATGATGTGACAAAACTGATCGAGGGCGGCGTTCATGCCATGTTGATCGGCGAATCGCTTATTCGCGCCGAGCACACGGCCGACAAAGTTCGAGAGTTGCTCGGCGTCGTCTCTGGCAGTGCGCAGTCTGCGTAG
- a CDS encoding phosphoribosylanthranilate isomerase — MKIKICGITNLEDAKGAVAAGADALGFVMYRKSPRWVDPSLVRAIVAELPPFVLPVGVFVNEEAGTVRALMDECGFALAQLHGDESPLYCQHLGRPALKALRLKDHETVLTLAGFQGQANVRGFLIDAYSDQAYGGTGQTVDWTLAQEVARSLPIILAGGLTPENVADAIKTVRPYGVDVSSGVEKSPGKKDLHKLKAFIEAARLVPV, encoded by the coding sequence ATGAAGATAAAAATTTGCGGGATCACCAACCTGGAGGATGCGAAGGGCGCGGTTGCCGCAGGCGCGGACGCGCTGGGATTTGTGATGTACCGCAAAAGCCCACGCTGGGTAGACCCGTCTCTGGTGAGAGCCATTGTCGCGGAACTCCCGCCTTTCGTGCTGCCGGTCGGGGTGTTCGTCAACGAAGAGGCCGGGACGGTTCGGGCGCTCATGGATGAATGTGGTTTTGCCCTTGCCCAACTGCATGGAGATGAATCGCCTCTGTACTGCCAACACCTCGGTCGTCCGGCTCTCAAAGCCCTCCGTCTCAAGGACCATGAGACCGTTCTCACCCTGGCCGGGTTTCAAGGGCAGGCAAATGTTCGAGGATTTCTCATCGATGCGTATTCAGACCAGGCTTATGGAGGCACGGGGCAGACAGTCGATTGGACATTGGCCCAGGAAGTAGCTCGATCTCTTCCGATCATTCTGGCCGGTGGATTGACTCCGGAAAACGTGGCAGACGCGATCAAGACGGTACGTCCATATGGAGTCGATGTGAGCAGCGGGGTGGAAAAGAGCCCCGGCAAGAAGGACCTCCATAAGCTTAAGGCGTTTATTGAAGCGGCCAGACTTGTGCCTGTCTGA
- the trpB gene encoding tryptophan synthase subunit beta: protein MPMLPDSHGRFGSYGGRYVPETLMPALLELEGEYAKAKKDRRFQTDLAYYLKQYVGRPTSLYRADRLTKKLGGAKIYLKREDLCHTGAHKINNAIGQVLLALRMKKQRIIAETGAGQHGVATATAAAMFGLQCEIYMGTEDMQRQALNVFRMRLLGATVTGVDAGSRTLKDAISEAMRDWTTNVRTTHYVLGSVLGAHPYPMMIRDFQAIIGREARKQILSAEKRLPDYLVACVGGGSNSIGLFHAFLRDAKVKMIGVEAGGLGVESGKHAARFSGGKPGVLQGTMTYLLQDENGQINLTHSVSAGLDYAAVGPEHSLYHDQGRIEYTYATDAEALSAFDLLAHEEGIVPALESAHAIAQVVKLAPKLKKSQLIIANLSGRGDKDVQQVARMRGESL from the coding sequence ATGCCGATGCTTCCAGACAGCCATGGCCGATTCGGGTCTTATGGTGGCCGTTATGTGCCTGAAACCCTCATGCCGGCGCTTTTGGAGTTGGAAGGCGAGTATGCCAAGGCAAAAAAAGACCGCCGATTTCAGACCGACCTCGCCTATTACCTCAAGCAATATGTCGGACGGCCTACCAGTCTCTATCGCGCCGATCGGCTGACCAAAAAATTAGGCGGAGCCAAGATCTATCTGAAGCGGGAAGACCTGTGTCATACCGGCGCGCACAAGATCAACAATGCGATCGGCCAAGTGTTGCTGGCCTTGCGCATGAAGAAGCAGCGAATCATCGCCGAGACCGGGGCCGGTCAGCACGGTGTCGCGACGGCCACGGCGGCGGCCATGTTCGGACTGCAGTGCGAAATCTACATGGGTACTGAAGATATGCAACGGCAGGCGTTGAACGTCTTTCGTATGCGCCTGTTGGGTGCGACCGTGACCGGTGTCGATGCCGGCAGCCGCACCCTGAAGGATGCCATCAGCGAGGCCATGCGGGATTGGACGACCAACGTGCGCACCACGCACTATGTCTTGGGCTCGGTTCTGGGCGCGCATCCCTATCCCATGATGATCCGCGACTTTCAGGCGATCATCGGGCGGGAGGCGAGGAAACAGATTCTTTCCGCTGAAAAGCGCCTGCCGGACTACCTCGTCGCCTGTGTAGGGGGAGGAAGCAATTCGATCGGTCTTTTCCATGCGTTTCTCCGAGACGCTAAAGTCAAAATGATCGGCGTGGAAGCCGGAGGGCTCGGGGTCGAAAGCGGAAAACACGCCGCGCGGTTCTCTGGCGGCAAACCGGGAGTTTTGCAAGGCACTATGACCTACCTGCTTCAGGATGAAAACGGACAGATAAATTTGACGCATTCAGTTTCGGCCGGTCTGGATTATGCGGCTGTCGGACCGGAGCATAGTCTCTACCATGATCAAGGCCGGATTGAGTACACCTATGCGACGGACGCGGAAGCGTTGTCGGCCTTTGATCTCCTGGCGCACGAAGAAGGTATCGTCCCCGCGCTCGAAAGCGCCCATGCGATCGCGCAAGTCGTCAAGCTCGCTCCCAAGCTCAAGAAATCCCAGCTCATCATCGCGAACCTTTCGGGGCGTGGAGACAAGGATGTGCAGCAAGTCGCGAGAATGCGAGGCGAATCATTATGA
- a CDS encoding tryptophan synthase subunit alpha: MTGRLEARFNDLRKRGQKALIAYLMAGDPGLAETEQLVVALEQAGADIIELGVPFSDPIADGPVIQQAAERALRNGTSLRQILASITSLRQRTNIPIILMLYYNSIHAMGCEKFCRAAQAAGVDGLIVPDMPPDEAGPLKAPADAAGLPLIFLLAPTSTADRRKLVAKESHGFVYYVSLTGITGAKLSNVGDIGQNIEKLRKVSATPVAVGFGVATPEDAAKVSKMADGVIVGSAIVKRIASHQQDPAMVRHVAEFVRSLKAAMVPA, encoded by the coding sequence ATGACCGGGCGGCTGGAAGCTAGATTCAATGATCTGCGCAAGCGAGGGCAGAAAGCGCTCATTGCCTACCTGATGGCAGGAGATCCGGGACTCGCTGAAACGGAACAGTTGGTAGTGGCGTTAGAGCAGGCGGGGGCCGACATCATCGAACTGGGCGTCCCCTTTTCGGACCCGATCGCCGACGGGCCGGTGATTCAGCAGGCTGCGGAGCGCGCGCTGCGGAACGGCACGTCTCTTCGGCAGATCCTGGCCTCCATCACCTCACTCAGGCAGCGGACAAATATCCCCATCATCCTGATGCTGTACTACAACTCCATCCATGCGATGGGTTGTGAAAAGTTTTGCCGCGCGGCGCAGGCAGCGGGAGTGGATGGACTGATCGTGCCCGATATGCCGCCGGACGAAGCGGGACCCCTCAAGGCGCCGGCGGACGCAGCCGGGCTGCCGCTCATCTTCTTGCTCGCGCCGACCAGTACGGCTGATCGGCGAAAACTCGTGGCGAAAGAGTCGCATGGCTTCGTGTACTATGTTTCGCTGACCGGCATTACCGGGGCGAAGCTCAGCAACGTCGGAGACATAGGACAGAATATCGAAAAGCTGCGGAAGGTCTCCGCCACGCCCGTCGCAGTCGGATTCGGCGTGGCGACTCCGGAGGATGCGGCGAAGGTGTCAAAGATGGCCGATGGGGTGATCGTCGGCAGCGCCATCGTGAAACGCATCGCGTCCCATCAACAGGATCCCGCCATGGTCAGACATGTCGCTGAGTTTGTCCGCTCTCTCAAAGCGGCCATGGTTCCAGCCTAG